The region ACTACTGTGCGTCTCGCTCGGTCTTCGCATCAGTGAAGCACTGGGGCTGAAGTGGGCAGACTTCGATTGGAATGGAAGTCGGCTTCAGATCGAACGCGCGATCGTTTGTCAGAACGTTGATGACGTGAAGACGGACGAATCCGGCAAGCAGATGCCGATTGCGGAAGAACTCCTCAGTGAGCTGAAGCTGTGGCACGAAGCTACGGATTTCCCGGCGCCGACCGACTGGGTATTCGCTTCGCCAGCGCAGCTCGGTAAGCTGCCCTGGTCTTACGACCAGATCTGGCGCGTGTACCAGAAGGCGGCGAAAGCGGCCGGCATCGGCGCGTTCGGGACTCATACGCTCCGCCACACCTACCGATCATGGCTTGATGCAGTAGGCACCGGTCTTGCAGTTCAACAAAAGCTCATGCGCCACACCGACATCCGAACCACGTTGAAATATGGCGACGTTGTGACGGATGAAATGGAGCAGGCTCACAGGAAGGTTGTGGGGCTGGCCATGAATGGATCGCAGAGCGGATTGCAGCGACCGTA is a window of Clostridia bacterium DNA encoding:
- a CDS encoding tyrosine-type recombinase/integrase, coding for MKSLVESYRIEKMPTRIDTRRSYDVWLRRHILPKFEENIITDLQARPVETWLTGLALSPKSKVHIRGMLHLLWDYAMWRGDVPTQRNPMELVSIKGGSKRVKKPRSLTVEEFGLFAEHLEEPFRTIALLCVSLGLRISEALGLKWADFDWNGSRLQIERAIVCQNVDDVKTDESGKQMPIAEELLSELKLWHEATDFPAPTDWVFASPAQLGKLPWSYDQIWRVYQKAAKAAGIGAFGTHTLRHTYRSWLDAVGTGLAVQQKLMRHTDIRTTLKYGDVVTDEMEQAHRKVVGLAMNGSQSGLQRP